The proteins below come from a single Echinimonas agarilytica genomic window:
- the rluC gene encoding 23S rRNA pseudouridine(955/2504/2580) synthase RluC: protein MTENTPTKVKFSTISEDQAGQRIDNFLITQLKGAPKSLIYRIIRKGEVRVNKKRCKPDYKLQADDIIRIPPVRVSERNNDLPSAKLQTVQDLEHQIVFEDEAMIVINKPSGLAVHGGSGLSFGMIEALRALRPDARFLELVHRLDRDTSGLVMVAKKRSALRELHRMLRDKEIQKNYWCLVKGHWTQRRNKVDAPLLKNTLKSGERVVRVHDDGKASLTRFKIVQRYSGCTLMEAFPVTGRTHQIRVHCLAAGHPIACDSKYGDAEFTATTESFGLKRLFLHAIRLKLKHPLKDQQLNLEAPLGDSLKVCLSRMPKE, encoded by the coding sequence ATGACAGAAAACACTCCGACCAAAGTAAAATTCTCCACTATCTCAGAAGATCAAGCCGGCCAACGGATTGATAATTTTCTGATCACCCAACTTAAGGGTGCTCCTAAGAGTTTGATTTATCGAATTATTAGGAAGGGCGAGGTGAGAGTAAATAAAAAACGATGCAAGCCCGACTATAAATTGCAGGCTGACGACATAATTCGTATCCCTCCGGTACGTGTTTCAGAGAGAAATAACGATTTACCTTCAGCAAAACTTCAAACCGTTCAAGATTTGGAACATCAGATCGTGTTTGAAGACGAAGCGATGATTGTGATTAACAAACCCTCTGGTCTCGCCGTACATGGCGGCAGCGGTTTATCGTTTGGCATGATTGAAGCGCTCAGAGCATTACGCCCCGATGCGCGTTTCTTAGAACTGGTGCATCGACTCGACCGCGATACCAGCGGTTTAGTGATGGTGGCTAAAAAACGAAGTGCGCTGCGTGAGCTGCACCGGATGTTACGCGATAAAGAAATTCAAAAGAACTATTGGTGCCTCGTCAAAGGACATTGGACGCAGCGTCGAAACAAGGTCGATGCCCCGTTATTGAAAAACACCTTGAAATCTGGCGAGCGAGTGGTGAGAGTTCACGACGACGGCAAAGCCTCGCTGACTCGATTCAAGATTGTTCAACGTTACTCTGGTTGTACCTTAATGGAAGCATTCCCGGTGACAGGGCGAACCCATCAGATTCGTGTGCATTGTTTAGCCGCAGGTCACCCCATTGCATGTGATTCCAAATATGGCGATGCTGAATTTACCGCAACAACAGAGTCATTCGGTCTCAAGCGGCTTTTTCTGCATGCAATCAGGCTAAAGTTGAAGCACCCATTAAAAGACCAGCAACTGAATTTAGAAGCACCACTTGGCGACTCTCTAAAGGTATGTCTAAGTCGGATGCCGAAAGAATGA
- a CDS encoding HAD family hydrolase gives MMNQSYELVIFDWDGTLMDSVDRIVQSLQLSAKWNGVQVPNADDCKSVIGMSLDTAVATLFSSDDKASYGDLCDGYRRAYLSDEVVDAPIFQGIEELLKLLQQQNIKLAVATGKGRQGLDRVLKQTGLGHFFCASAAGDEHPSKPNCAMIQHLMAITDVCSERTLMVGDSHLDLEMAINAGVDAVGVGCGVLTLEALNRLKPRYVVETTAQLCKVLTAPEGCNA, from the coding sequence ATGATGAATCAATCATACGAACTGGTCATTTTTGATTGGGACGGCACACTAATGGATTCAGTTGATCGCATTGTTCAATCGTTGCAACTTTCTGCCAAATGGAACGGTGTTCAAGTGCCAAACGCGGATGACTGTAAGTCAGTCATTGGTATGTCACTTGACACCGCTGTCGCTACATTGTTTTCTAGCGATGATAAAGCGAGCTACGGAGACTTATGTGACGGGTATCGTCGTGCATACTTAAGTGATGAAGTGGTCGACGCGCCTATATTTCAGGGCATTGAAGAGTTGCTCAAATTACTGCAACAGCAAAATATTAAGTTAGCTGTTGCAACCGGCAAAGGCAGGCAAGGGCTTGACCGGGTGCTTAAACAGACTGGTTTAGGTCATTTCTTTTGTGCCAGCGCAGCAGGTGATGAACACCCATCCAAACCAAATTGCGCTATGATTCAACACTTGATGGCCATTACTGATGTTTGTTCTGAGCGCACTTTGATGGTGGGTGACTCTCATCTTGACCTTGAAATGGCAATAAATGCGGGCGTAGATGCCGTGGGCGTGGGTTGCGGAGTGTTGACTTTAGAGGCTTTAAACCGGTTAAAACCTCGCTATGTTGTTGAAACAACGGCTCAGCTGTGTAAAGTTTTAACTGCGCCAGAGGGGTGCAATGCTTAA
- a CDS encoding GAF domain-containing protein, which translates to MTQHTVTDYKILNQQAESLTSGESNLVANLANISALLFDQISNLNWCGFYMMDNGELVLGPFQGKHACIRIPLSRGVCGTAAATNEIQRIADVHAFDGHIACDAASESEIVLPISMNGVVVAVLDIDSPQLSRFSDEDEQGLSELVKSVIEPLFKRATSATLKV; encoded by the coding sequence ATGACACAACATACTGTGACAGATTATAAAATTCTGAATCAACAAGCTGAATCTTTAACCAGCGGTGAATCTAATTTAGTCGCAAACCTAGCAAATATTTCAGCGTTGTTGTTTGATCAGATCTCAAACCTTAATTGGTGCGGTTTCTATATGATGGACAACGGCGAACTTGTTTTGGGGCCTTTTCAAGGCAAGCATGCTTGTATTCGTATACCGCTCAGCAGAGGCGTATGCGGAACGGCTGCGGCCACAAACGAGATACAACGTATTGCTGATGTACACGCGTTTGACGGCCATATCGCCTGCGACGCGGCCAGCGAATCAGAAATAGTTTTACCCATTTCAATGAATGGGGTAGTGGTTGCGGTGCTTGATATTGATAGCCCGCAACTTAGTCGTTTTAGTGATGAAGATGAACAAGGGCTTAGTGAACTTGTAAAAAGCGTCATCGAGCCACTGTTTAAACGCGCAACAAGCGCAACGCTTAAGGTTTAA
- the proQ gene encoding RNA chaperone ProQ: MEQQNKLTENREIIAFLAEQFPACFSITGDAKPLKIGIFQDLIGRLESDERISNTRLRQAIRHYTSSIRYLSSVKEDSLRVDLEGETGDKVSAEHEQHAAERLAEIQAKVAERKKQRAEQAKAKRKPAPKKARVPARSSEKKVDSKPKKPAQPAKPATPVSESELKEGLAVRIVVGSSPVAATITEVLKGSVRVTLQSGMNIEVATNKVVQA, encoded by the coding sequence ATGGAACAACAGAACAAACTCACAGAAAATCGTGAGATTATTGCTTTTCTTGCGGAGCAGTTTCCTGCTTGCTTTTCTATCACTGGCGATGCAAAGCCGCTCAAAATTGGTATTTTCCAAGACTTGATTGGTCGTTTGGAGTCGGATGAGCGTATTAGTAACACACGCTTGCGTCAGGCTATTCGTCACTATACGTCGAGTATTCGCTACTTGAGTTCTGTGAAAGAAGACTCGCTGCGTGTTGACCTTGAAGGTGAAACTGGCGACAAGGTCTCAGCTGAACATGAACAACATGCGGCGGAACGTTTAGCTGAAATTCAAGCCAAGGTTGCTGAGCGCAAAAAGCAACGGGCAGAACAAGCCAAAGCAAAACGTAAGCCTGCACCGAAGAAAGCTCGTGTTCCTGCACGTTCTTCTGAGAAGAAAGTTGACAGCAAGCCGAAAAAGCCAGCGCAACCCGCAAAACCGGCGACACCGGTGAGCGAGTCTGAACTAAAAGAAGGCTTGGCTGTCCGAATTGTGGTTGGCAGCAGCCCCGTTGCGGCAACCATTACTGAAGTATTGAAAGGTAGCGTGCGCGTGACTTTGCAGTCCGGTATGAACATCGAAGTGGCTACCAATAAAGTCGTCCAGGCTTAA